A window from Salvia miltiorrhiza cultivar Shanhuang (shh) chromosome 2, IMPLAD_Smil_shh, whole genome shotgun sequence encodes these proteins:
- the LOC131013335 gene encoding beta-glucuronosyltransferase GlcAT14A-like yields the protein MGYLSVEKKWVFPLVISSLVCVFLLATSFNMGLVSSLHTINSIFSIFPSRLTSNGSSFVESKMNQAPPLVPPPLPKFAYLISGSKGDVDKLWRTLHALYHPWNYYIVHLDLESPLEERWELTSRVANHTLFTKVGNVIVNNRSNMVTYRGPTMVANTLHACAILLKKYKDWDWFINLSASDYPLVTQDDLLDTFADLKRDLNFVEHTSDLGWKAAQRAMPLIIDPGLYQTTKSDIFTVGPKRNLPTAFKLFTGSAWMILSRAFVEYCIWGWDNLPRTLLMYYSNFVSSPEGYFQTVICNAPQFVPTVVNHDMHYISWDNPPQQHPHTLSVNDTADMIGSNAPFARKFKMDDPVLDQIDIHLLGRKRGGFTPGGWCAGKPRCSRVGNRNKLRPSPGSQRLQRLIGNIVFSENFTKAQCF from the exons ATGGGGTACTTGAGTGTGGAGAAGAAGTGGGTGTTCCCTCTTGTTATAAGTTCATTAGTATGTGTTTTCCTTCTGGCAACCTCCTTTAATATGGGCCTTGTGTCCTCATTGCACACAATAAATTCCATTTTTTCAATATTCCCTTCTCGTCTTACTTCCAACGGCTCTAGCTTTGTTGAGTCAAAAATGAATCAAGCTCCGCCACTTGTTCCCCCTCCTCTTCCGAaatttgcttatttgatttctGGATCAAAAGGTGATGTAGACAAACTTTGGAGGACTCTTCATGCTCTGTATCATCCATGGAACTATTATATAGTTCATCTGGATCTTGAGTCTCCCTTAGAGGAGAGATGGGAACTCACATCTCGGGTGGCAAACCACACACTTTTTACGAAGGTTGGGAATGTTATTGTAAATAACAGATCAAATATGGTCACTTATAGGGGTCCCACAATGGTTGCTAATACCCTTCATGCATGCGCCATTCTTCTAAAGAAATATAAAGATTGGGATTGGTTTATTAACCTCAGTGCTTCAGATTATCCTTTGGTGACTCAAGATG ATCTTCTCGATACATTCGCTGATCTGAAAAGAGATCTAAATTTCGTAGAACACACTAGTGACTTGGGCTGGAAAGC TGCTCAGAGGGCAATGCCGTTGATTATAGATCCTGGACTTTACCAGACAACCAAATCTGACATATTTACAGTTGGACCCAAAAGAAATTTACCAACAGCATTCAAATTGTTTACTG GTTCAGCTTGGATGATCTTATCACGTGCATTTGTGGAGTACTGCATATGGGGCTGGGATAATCTCCCACGAACCCTGCTGATGTATTACTCAAACTTTGTTTCCTCCCCAGAAGGCTATTTCCAAACTGTCATCTGCAATGCTCCGCAGTTTGTGCCAACTGTTGTCAACCACGACATGCACTATATATCCTGGGATAACCCCCCACAACAGCATCCTCACACGTTATCCGTTAATGACACAGCAGATATGATTGGTAGCAATGCTCCATTTGCACGTAAATTCAAAATGGACGATCCGGTGTTGGACCAGATTGACATTCATTTACTCGGGAGGAAAAGAGGGGGCTTCACGCCTGGTGGCTGGTGTGCAGGCAAACCTCGTTGCTCGAGGGTGGGGAACCGGAACAAGCTTAGGCCGAGTCCTGGTTCTCAAAGGCTGCAACGCCTCATAGGTAATATAGTATTTTCAGAAAATTTTACTAAAGCTCAATGTTTCTAG